A portion of the Sulfurospirillum diekertiae genome contains these proteins:
- a CDS encoding DEAD/DEAH box helicase: MLFEKLGLIAPLQEAVTELGYTKPTPVQTKVIPLVLEGKDVMATAQTGTGKTAAYALPLLQILAKKTQKSTTKKVVRALILVPTRELASQVNMNVQEYGKNLELNIGAIYGGVKFTPQVKKLEKGIDVLIATPGRLLEHIKISSVDLSRVEILVFDEADRILDMGFWDEVELLLSLLPKKRQTLLFSVGLSKSVKRLSEVSLKKPITVAINNQGEFAKNVQQTIYVVDKERKCEMLSFMIGTENWHQVLVFTKTKQSADEVGDYLSKSGLKTLVLHGDKAHSQRTKAVAAFKENSIRVLVATDIASRGLDIEDLPHVINYELPGDAEDYLHRAGRTGRAGKEGRAISFVCQEEKLRLKEIEKILKYTLKTEFYPGFETQAWVEKEAKKHTIQAKIDREKANKKPMSLRKKREEIKTNKAKKAAKTACGIGAKNCKVK; this comes from the coding sequence ATGTTATTTGAAAAGCTAGGCTTGATTGCGCCACTACAAGAAGCAGTAACTGAACTTGGGTACACGAAACCAACGCCTGTGCAGACAAAGGTCATCCCTTTGGTATTAGAGGGCAAAGATGTGATGGCAACGGCGCAAACGGGGACGGGAAAGACGGCTGCGTATGCACTGCCACTCTTACAAATTCTTGCTAAAAAAACACAAAAATCAACTACAAAAAAAGTCGTACGTGCGCTTATTTTAGTGCCAACGCGTGAGCTTGCTTCTCAAGTGAATATGAACGTGCAAGAGTATGGAAAAAACCTTGAGTTAAACATTGGGGCAATTTACGGTGGGGTGAAGTTTACACCGCAAGTGAAAAAATTGGAGAAAGGCATCGATGTATTGATCGCCACTCCGGGACGACTTTTGGAGCACATTAAAATTTCTAGCGTTGATCTTTCCCGCGTTGAAATTCTTGTCTTTGATGAAGCCGATAGAATCCTCGATATGGGTTTTTGGGATGAGGTCGAGTTACTGCTCTCTTTGCTTCCTAAAAAACGTCAAACCTTGCTTTTCTCGGTTGGACTCTCTAAGTCGGTCAAACGCCTCTCCGAAGTGAGTTTGAAGAAGCCTATCACCGTTGCTATCAACAATCAAGGTGAATTTGCCAAAAACGTTCAGCAAACCATTTACGTGGTCGACAAAGAGCGCAAATGCGAGATGCTCTCTTTCATGATCGGTACGGAAAACTGGCATCAAGTGTTAGTCTTTACCAAAACGAAACAGAGTGCCGATGAAGTGGGCGATTACCTGAGTAAAAGTGGTTTGAAAACATTGGTCTTGCATGGTGACAAAGCGCACTCTCAGCGTACCAAAGCGGTTGCGGCATTTAAAGAAAACTCCATTCGTGTGTTGGTCGCTACGGACATCGCCTCTCGTGGACTTGACATCGAAGATTTGCCACATGTCATTAACTACGAACTCCCTGGTGATGCAGAAGATTATTTGCACCGAGCGGGGCGAACAGGGCGTGCGGGCAAAGAGGGGCGAGCGATTTCGTTTGTCTGTCAAGAAGAGAAATTACGGTTAAAAGAGATTGAAAAGATTTTAAAATACACGCTGAAAACAGAGTTTTACCCCGGTTTTGAGACGCAAGCATGGGTTGAAAAAGAGGCGAAAAAACATACGATTCAAGCGAAGATTGACCGTGAAAAAGCCAATAAAAAACCGATGAGTCTTCGCAAAAAACGCGAAGAGATCAAAACCAATAAAGCTAAAAAAGCCGCTAAAACAGCATGTGGTATTGGTGCTAAAAATTGTAAAGTTAAATAA
- a CDS encoding ArsS family sensor histidine kinase: MSIFTKLFLLFLVSLSLMLFVSRETNQLTQAKIEMLLKEKYLQASTELFRDLANNDQTALTKRLQSFNFELIAESQSVLEGSKTIYEKSSSFGEVKILMDTKGRYLLLMSYLDESLLVRDRAQQEGFYHLDTVSYLIFADIFVLVLTFLMVIKLIFPLKQIALTLQKFGEGALHVRMKRLGSNELGKLSDTFNAMASNIEALILSRQRLLRDIGHELRTPLAKSKLALEMLGEGKYQTSLKKAISQIDELTKELLDIERLNANMEQLNVSTFNAETLISESLSRALIEDESLVELHIDDSFEIKGDLNYLSIALKNLIDNALKYTTQKPIVIEVKEHTISVKSRGEILEHTLDYYCEPFAQGDDARGVEGFGLGLSIVKKIVQKHGFGFELTCKEGWNSFSLRFA; encoded by the coding sequence ATGTCCATCTTTACGAAGCTCTTTTTACTCTTTTTGGTCAGTCTTTCACTGATGCTCTTTGTCTCGCGTGAAACGAACCAACTTACCCAAGCTAAAATAGAGATGCTCTTAAAAGAGAAATACCTTCAAGCTTCCACCGAACTCTTTCGTGACCTTGCCAATAATGACCAAACAGCACTTACCAAAAGGCTTCAATCCTTTAATTTCGAACTCATTGCAGAGTCCCAAAGCGTGTTGGAAGGCTCTAAAACGATTTATGAAAAAAGCAGCTCTTTTGGTGAAGTCAAAATTTTGATGGACACCAAAGGCAGATACCTTTTACTCATGAGCTATTTGGATGAGAGCTTACTGGTGCGCGATCGTGCGCAACAAGAGGGTTTTTACCATCTAGATACCGTGAGTTACCTCATTTTCGCCGATATTTTTGTGCTTGTTTTGACGTTTTTGATGGTTATCAAGCTTATTTTTCCGCTTAAACAGATCGCCTTAACGCTTCAAAAATTTGGCGAAGGTGCTTTACATGTAAGAATGAAGCGCCTTGGCTCTAACGAACTTGGCAAGCTCTCCGATACCTTTAATGCGATGGCGTCCAACATCGAAGCACTCATCCTCTCTCGCCAACGTTTGCTTCGTGACATCGGGCACGAGTTAAGAACGCCACTTGCCAAATCCAAACTGGCTTTAGAGATGTTAGGCGAAGGAAAATATCAGACAAGCCTCAAAAAAGCGATTTCCCAGATCGATGAGCTGACCAAAGAGCTTTTAGACATCGAGCGGCTGAATGCCAATATGGAGCAACTAAACGTTAGCACTTTCAATGCCGAAACACTCATCTCCGAGTCACTTTCACGCGCACTCATTGAAGATGAAAGTTTGGTGGAGCTTCACATCGATGATTCGTTTGAGATCAAGGGTGATCTCAATTACCTTTCCATCGCACTTAAAAACTTAATCGATAATGCCCTCAAATACACCACACAAAAACCCATTGTTATCGAAGTCAAAGAGCACACGATTAGCGTTAAAAGTAGAGGCGAAATACTCGAACACACTTTAGATTACTACTGCGAACCGTTTGCCCAAGGAGATGATGCCAGGGGCGTAGAGGGCTTTGGTTTGGGGCTTAGCATTGTTAAAAAAATCGTGCAGAAGCACGGGTTTGGATTTGAGCTTACATGTAAAGAGGGGTGGAATAGTTTTTCACTGCGGTTTGCATGA
- a CDS encoding response regulator transcription factor: MSEKILLIEDDLEMQSLIKDYLHNYDFEVHAYDKPKDALVDLKAVPTQYKVIVLDLMLPQMDGFDVCKEIRSMSDAHIIISSARNELSDKILGYGVGADDYLAKPYEPRELVLKINSHLRRSTQSKKRVGEFEIDEAKMEITLEGYLLDLTKIEFDILLLLLSNQGKVFSREVIFNAINGIGYNSKDRTVDMHISNLRAKIGDDSKNPKYIKSVWGIGYKMVG; this comes from the coding sequence ATGAGCGAGAAAATTTTACTCATCGAAGATGATTTAGAGATGCAATCACTCATAAAGGATTACTTGCACAATTATGACTTTGAAGTTCACGCTTACGACAAACCCAAAGACGCGCTTGTCGACCTTAAAGCTGTCCCGACACAGTACAAAGTAATTGTCCTCGATCTGATGCTTCCACAAATGGACGGTTTTGATGTCTGTAAAGAAATCCGCTCCATGAGTGATGCGCATATTATTATCTCCTCGGCACGCAATGAACTGAGCGATAAAATCTTAGGCTATGGCGTGGGTGCGGATGACTACCTTGCAAAGCCGTATGAACCTAGAGAATTGGTGCTGAAAATCAACTCCCATTTGCGCAGAAGTACCCAATCCAAAAAGAGAGTTGGGGAGTTTGAAATCGATGAAGCGAAGATGGAAATCACATTGGAGGGTTATTTACTCGACCTTACCAAAATTGAGTTTGACATCTTGTTGCTGTTGCTTTCCAATCAAGGCAAAGTCTTTTCCCGTGAAGTAATTTTTAACGCGATTAATGGCATTGGCTACAACTCCAAAGATCGCACGGTGGATATGCACATTAGCAATCTCCGAGCTAAAATAGGCGATGATTCCAAAAATCCCAAATACATCAAGTCCGTTTGGGGCATTGGCTACAAAATGGTAGGTTAA
- a CDS encoding Spy/CpxP family protein refolding chaperone has product MKLLLIFLLTLSLYADHDGKKEHQLSKDLSYLELSHDQKERVKGILKQYRVNLKGFREFKEKIKDQKESVLLQESVNEEDLQKLSQAINQKATIIESHFLVQMHAILTPEQRQKFAQNLEEWEVE; this is encoded by the coding sequence ATGAAATTACTTTTGATCTTTCTTCTCACCCTTTCACTGTATGCTGATCATGATGGCAAAAAAGAGCATCAACTCAGCAAAGACCTCTCCTATTTGGAATTATCACACGATCAAAAAGAGCGTGTTAAAGGCATTTTGAAACAGTACCGCGTGAATTTGAAGGGATTTCGTGAGTTTAAAGAGAAGATCAAAGATCAAAAAGAGAGCGTACTTTTACAAGAGAGCGTGAATGAGGAAGATTTGCAAAAGCTGAGCCAAGCGATCAACCAAAAAGCCACCATCATTGAAAGTCATTTTTTAGTGCAAATGCACGCCATTTTAACGCCCGAACAGCGCCAAAAATTTGCGCAAAATCTTGAAGAGTGGGAAGTGGAATGA
- a CDS encoding cytochrome b/b6 domain-containing protein — MKKILVWGLYTRVSHVLLMVMMLAVFLTPEVKRLLTLHVALGYTLALLFLFRILWGFMDVKYSKFKDFNFSLRDLKEYMFSIFGNKKEHIGHNPASSYAIIAMIVLTFLAVITGALTYGVKEGMGIFSFMNHTMFRDMKLFKEVHEFFSNVLMAVIFAHIAGVLLDKFLHKSRALESMVDGYKMGNEEGVKLTLVQKAFGVVAISLSLFAFVYMLVAPNSLLIADGNVKMDYAKENPAFYKECISCHTLYPPFLLPQKSWVSMMDTLQNHFGDDASLDAATTESIKAFLVKNSAETSTKESSLRILASLDKEKTYLAITETPFWKNRHKEIDKAVFKRADIGKPSNCKACHDNIENGLLNNRDIKPI; from the coding sequence ATGAAAAAAATCTTAGTATGGGGGCTGTATACCAGAGTCTCACATGTTCTCTTAATGGTTATGATGCTCGCGGTTTTCTTAACGCCTGAAGTCAAACGATTATTAACATTACATGTAGCGCTTGGCTACACATTAGCCTTACTGTTTCTTTTTAGAATTTTGTGGGGTTTTATGGATGTCAAGTATTCTAAATTTAAAGATTTTAACTTTAGTCTAAGAGATTTAAAAGAGTATATGTTCTCCATTTTTGGGAACAAAAAAGAGCATATCGGGCACAACCCAGCGTCGAGTTATGCCATTATCGCAATGATCGTTTTAACGTTTTTAGCGGTGATTACGGGGGCTTTAACGTATGGCGTGAAAGAGGGCATGGGCATATTTTCCTTTATGAACCATACGATGTTTCGAGACATGAAACTCTTTAAAGAGGTGCATGAATTCTTCTCGAATGTCCTTATGGCGGTTATTTTTGCGCATATTGCAGGCGTTTTGCTCGATAAATTTCTTCATAAATCACGCGCCTTGGAATCGATGGTCGATGGTTATAAGATGGGCAATGAAGAGGGTGTCAAACTCACTTTGGTGCAAAAAGCTTTTGGTGTTGTTGCCATTTCGCTTTCTCTTTTTGCCTTTGTGTATATGCTTGTCGCGCCCAATAGCCTTTTAATCGCCGATGGCAATGTGAAAATGGACTATGCCAAAGAAAACCCAGCGTTTTATAAAGAGTGTATCAGTTGTCATACACTCTATCCTCCCTTTTTACTTCCACAAAAATCGTGGGTGAGCATGATGGATACGTTGCAAAATCACTTTGGGGATGATGCTTCACTGGACGCGGCAACCACAGAATCTATTAAAGCATTTTTAGTGAAAAACAGCGCAGAGACTTCCACAAAAGAGTCTTCATTGCGGATTCTTGCTAGTTTAGACAAAGAAAAAACCTATCTTGCGATTACTGAAACACCTTTTTGGAAAAATCGCCACAAAGAGATTGACAAAGCGGTGTTTAAAAGAGCAGATATTGGCAAACCATCGAATTGTAAGGCATGCCATGATAATATTGAAAATGGACTCCTGAACAATCGTGACATTAAACCTATATAG
- a CDS encoding diheme cytochrome c, translating to MKKILLMMTVLGLTFAFAGSVAPVNNALYQKECASCHFGYQPALLNKTSWEKVMENLSDHFGTDASLGKAEHDQILAYLISNAGSGKIAANNTSMRITESPKFIKEHREVPVRLIKQKEVGSLSNCSACHTLADQGNYSERAIKIPNYGRWE from the coding sequence ATGAAAAAGATACTTTTAATGATGACTGTACTTGGACTTACTTTTGCGTTTGCGGGGAGTGTTGCGCCAGTGAATAATGCGCTGTATCAAAAAGAGTGTGCGAGTTGCCATTTTGGGTATCAGCCTGCTCTTTTAAATAAAACGTCATGGGAAAAAGTGATGGAAAATCTCAGTGACCACTTTGGAACGGATGCCTCTTTAGGTAAGGCGGAGCATGATCAGATTTTAGCGTATCTGATAAGTAATGCAGGAAGTGGTAAAATAGCGGCGAACAATACTTCAATGCGTATTACCGAGTCGCCTAAGTTTATCAAAGAGCACCGCGAAGTGCCTGTGCGGCTGATAAAGCAAAAAGAGGTTGGTTCACTATCAAATTGTAGCGCCTGCCATACATTGGCCGATCAAGGTAACTATTCGGAACGCGCTATTAAAATACCAAATTACGGGAGATGGGAATGA
- a CDS encoding DUF1924 domain-containing protein translates to MKKIVCLIVLSLSLLNAKAFNAPMQTYMNELSAEAKAQDPNFTGFDAARGEKLFFSKHTGKKGGEMSCTSCHTNNLKNGGQNVNTNKPITALAPSVNAARLTDVAEVQKWLRRNFNDVFAREGTALEKGDVLTYIINQ, encoded by the coding sequence ATGAAAAAAATAGTCTGTCTGATAGTGTTATCACTCTCGTTGCTGAATGCCAAAGCGTTTAATGCGCCGATGCAAACCTACATGAACGAATTAAGCGCGGAAGCAAAGGCACAGGATCCAAACTTTACGGGCTTTGATGCCGCGCGTGGTGAGAAACTTTTTTTCTCTAAACACACGGGCAAAAAAGGAGGCGAGATGAGTTGTACTTCGTGCCATACCAACAACCTCAAAAATGGCGGGCAAAATGTCAACACCAACAAGCCAATCACCGCTCTTGCCCCTTCAGTAAATGCGGCTAGGCTCACGGATGTTGCAGAAGTGCAAAAGTGGCTGAGACGTAATTTTAACGATGTGTTTGCGCGTGAGGGGACTGCGCTTGAAAAAGGTGATGTACTCACGTATATCATCAACCAATAA
- a CDS encoding propionyl-CoA synthetase yields the protein MSSKYESTYKESIENPEKFWAQAATKVHWYHQWDKVLDVVDNHYRWFVGGCMNSCYNALDLHIDNGRGDQLAIIYDSPVTDTKRTYTYRELRQRVSKTASILVNKGVVKGDRVVIYMPMIPEAVIAMLACARIGAIHSVVFGGFAAHELATRIDDAKPRVIISASCGIEISKLIKYKPLLDEAIKQSTHKPTTCLIWQRPQERANMLPWRDIDWEVEEEKAGLVECVPVDATDPLYILYTSGTTGKPKGVIRSNGGHSVAMKWSMDNVYNAKPGDVFWAASDVGWVVGHSYIVYGPLMNGCTTIVYEGKPVRTPNPGAFWRVCDEYKVNILFAAPTAFRAIKKEDSKGEWVKKYDLSALKSIFLAGERCDSDTLEWITKITNKPAIDHWWQTETGWAIAANPMGLDPMPIKAGSPTKPMPGFNLKVLDEQGNECKPNQLGNLVLKLPLPPSCLMSIWSDDQRYKKSYLNFYPGYYLTGDSGYIDEDGYVWVMGRMDGVINVAGHRLSTGEMEEVISKHPDVAECAVIGVDDELKGEVPMAFVVLKDGIERDNRSIADGVIQLVREEIGAVAGLKLATVIEKLPKTRSGKILRATMRSMVDGKEWSMPSTIEDESVLVGIQQSIEKLGYPIPKKGKK from the coding sequence GTGTCATCGAAGTATGAGTCAACTTACAAAGAATCCATTGAAAATCCCGAAAAATTTTGGGCACAAGCGGCGACAAAAGTGCATTGGTATCACCAATGGGACAAAGTCTTAGATGTCGTCGATAACCACTATAGATGGTTTGTTGGCGGGTGCATGAACAGCTGTTACAATGCGCTGGATTTACACATTGACAATGGCAGAGGTGACCAACTTGCCATTATTTATGATTCGCCTGTTACTGATACTAAGCGAACCTATACGTACAGGGAACTTCGCCAAAGAGTCTCGAAAACGGCGTCGATCTTAGTCAACAAAGGTGTCGTCAAAGGCGATCGTGTCGTCATCTATATGCCGATGATCCCAGAAGCAGTGATCGCGATGTTAGCCTGTGCCCGCATCGGAGCCATTCACTCCGTTGTCTTTGGTGGATTTGCGGCGCACGAACTGGCTACACGCATTGATGATGCCAAACCTCGTGTCATCATTAGTGCCTCATGCGGTATTGAGATCAGCAAGCTGATCAAATACAAACCTCTTTTGGATGAAGCCATCAAACAATCCACACACAAACCAACCACCTGCCTGATTTGGCAACGTCCGCAAGAGCGAGCCAATATGCTTCCGTGGCGTGACATTGACTGGGAAGTCGAAGAGGAAAAAGCGGGCTTGGTTGAGTGCGTTCCTGTGGATGCCACGGATCCGCTTTACATTCTCTACACTTCAGGAACGACAGGCAAACCTAAAGGCGTTATTCGCTCTAATGGCGGTCACTCCGTTGCGATGAAATGGTCGATGGACAATGTCTACAACGCTAAACCAGGCGATGTTTTTTGGGCAGCCAGTGATGTCGGTTGGGTTGTAGGACACTCTTACATCGTCTATGGTCCTTTGATGAACGGATGTACGACTATTGTTTATGAAGGAAAACCTGTACGAACGCCAAATCCAGGGGCGTTTTGGAGAGTCTGCGATGAGTACAAAGTCAATATACTTTTTGCTGCTCCTACCGCATTTCGTGCCATTAAAAAAGAGGACAGCAAAGGCGAATGGGTCAAAAAGTATGACTTAAGCGCACTCAAAAGCATCTTTCTAGCCGGCGAGCGCTGTGACAGCGATACGCTAGAGTGGATCACTAAAATCACCAATAAACCAGCAATTGATCACTGGTGGCAAACCGAAACGGGTTGGGCAATCGCCGCTAATCCTATGGGACTTGACCCAATGCCTATTAAAGCAGGATCACCCACTAAACCCATGCCGGGATTTAACCTCAAAGTCTTGGATGAACAAGGCAATGAGTGTAAACCGAATCAACTGGGCAACTTGGTCCTTAAACTCCCGCTTCCGCCTTCCTGCTTGATGAGCATTTGGTCGGACGATCAACGCTATAAAAAATCCTACCTCAATTTCTACCCTGGCTACTACCTCACGGGGGATAGCGGTTACATCGATGAAGACGGCTATGTCTGGGTTATGGGACGTATGGATGGTGTCATTAATGTTGCAGGACATAGACTCTCCACGGGAGAGATGGAAGAAGTCATCTCAAAACATCCCGATGTGGCAGAGTGTGCAGTCATTGGTGTGGATGATGAACTTAAAGGCGAAGTGCCAATGGCATTTGTGGTGCTCAAAGATGGCATTGAGCGTGACAATCGCTCCATCGCGGATGGCGTTATACAACTGGTGCGTGAAGAGATTGGTGCAGTGGCAGGACTTAAGCTTGCTACCGTCATTGAAAAACTTCCTAAAACCCGTAGCGGTAAGATTTTACGAGCCACGATGCGTTCAATGGTCGATGGTAAAGAGTGGAGTATGCCCTCCACCATTGAAGACGAAAGTGTCTTAGTTGGCATTCAACAATCAATCGAAAAACTGGGATACCCCATCCCTAAAAAAGGAAAAAAATGA
- the prpB gene encoding methylisocitrate lyase — protein MVSAGSLFRKAVNENHPLQIVGVINAYSAMQAERVGHKALYLSGAGVANASIGLPDLGMTNLEDVCIDVRRITSASSLPLLVDADTGWGGAFNIARTVKELTRAGAAACHIEDQVAQKRCGHRPNKELVSKEEMCDRIKAAMDGKIDDEFVVMARTDAHAMEGQAAALERAQAYVEAGADMIFAEAIHTLEEYKQFTKIIQVPVLANITEFGQTPYFTCKELESVGIAMVLYPLSGFRAMNQAALTVFKDILKNGSQKNSIPLMQTRTELYDMLNYHAFEEKIDALFTCKDKK, from the coding sequence ATGGTCAGTGCAGGTTCACTCTTTAGAAAAGCGGTCAATGAGAACCATCCGCTTCAAATTGTCGGCGTTATCAACGCCTACAGCGCGATGCAAGCAGAGCGTGTCGGGCATAAGGCGCTTTACCTCAGCGGTGCAGGTGTTGCCAATGCAAGCATTGGACTTCCTGATCTTGGTATGACTAATTTAGAAGATGTCTGCATTGATGTCAGGCGCATTACGAGTGCAAGTTCATTGCCCCTTTTAGTTGATGCGGATACCGGTTGGGGAGGCGCTTTTAACATCGCTCGTACCGTCAAGGAGCTGACCCGTGCAGGTGCGGCGGCATGTCACATCGAAGACCAAGTGGCGCAAAAGCGTTGCGGTCATCGCCCGAACAAAGAACTTGTCAGCAAAGAAGAGATGTGTGATCGCATCAAAGCTGCTATGGATGGTAAAATTGATGATGAATTTGTCGTCATGGCACGCACCGATGCACACGCCATGGAAGGTCAAGCAGCTGCGCTTGAGAGAGCTCAGGCGTATGTTGAAGCTGGGGCTGATATGATCTTTGCCGAAGCAATTCATACCCTCGAAGAATACAAACAATTTACCAAGATTATTCAAGTGCCTGTGCTTGCCAACATCACCGAATTTGGACAAACCCCGTACTTTACATGTAAAGAGTTAGAATCCGTTGGCATCGCTATGGTGCTCTACCCACTCTCAGGGTTTCGCGCGATGAATCAAGCCGCATTGACGGTCTTTAAAGACATCTTGAAAAATGGTAGCCAGAAAAATTCGATCCCTCTGATGCAAACGCGCACGGAGCTTTACGATATGTTGAACTACCACGCCTTTGAAGAGAAGATTGACGCACTGTTTACATGTAAAGATAAAAAATAA
- the prpC gene encoding bifunctional 2-methylcitrate synthase/citrate synthase yields MKNASKRDKKTGGLAGIVAGRSAICTVGTGHGLNYRGYDIYDLAQNATFEEVSYLLTKGILPTQSELDAYKKELIKARALPEALKIVLKNLPKNAHPMDIMRTGCSALGCLEPEADNFSDQDAKITRLMGIFPSILLYWHHYHINGKEIDTNSTQDTIGGYFLEKLHNKQPSDLWIKAMHVSLILYAEHEFNASTFVARIGASTLSDIYSAITAAIGVLRGPLHGGANEAAMELISEYTSASQATSGIHAKLEAKAKIMGFGHRVYVSNDPRNIVIKEWSRKLADDVGNSTIFPISEAIEKVMWDEKKLFPNLDFYSASTYHFMGIPTAYFTPIFVMSRTAGWAAHVVEQRGDNKLIRPSSEYIGPENRAYVDIKNR; encoded by the coding sequence ATAAAAAATGCAAGCAAAAGAGACAAAAAAACGGGTGGTCTTGCGGGAATTGTGGCGGGGCGTTCAGCAATTTGTACCGTAGGAACAGGGCATGGGCTCAATTATCGAGGCTATGACATTTACGATCTGGCTCAAAACGCAACGTTTGAAGAGGTATCGTACCTTTTAACTAAGGGCATTTTGCCTACACAAAGTGAACTTGATGCCTATAAAAAAGAACTCATCAAAGCACGTGCTTTGCCAGAGGCGCTTAAGATTGTGCTTAAAAATTTGCCTAAAAATGCTCATCCAATGGACATTATGCGTACAGGCTGTTCAGCACTCGGCTGTTTGGAGCCCGAAGCCGATAATTTTAGCGACCAAGATGCTAAGATAACACGATTGATGGGCATTTTCCCCTCCATTTTACTCTATTGGCATCACTATCATATCAATGGCAAAGAGATCGATACGAATAGCACGCAAGATACCATCGGTGGTTATTTTTTAGAGAAACTCCACAACAAACAACCGAGCGATCTGTGGATCAAAGCGATGCACGTCTCTTTAATTCTTTATGCTGAGCATGAGTTTAACGCTTCCACGTTTGTGGCACGCATTGGCGCATCAACACTTTCTGACATTTACTCAGCGATCACCGCGGCGATTGGTGTTCTAAGGGGTCCTTTACACGGTGGAGCAAACGAAGCGGCAATGGAGCTTATCTCTGAGTATACCTCAGCGTCTCAAGCGACTAGCGGCATTCATGCAAAATTGGAAGCAAAAGCTAAAATCATGGGCTTTGGACATCGTGTGTATGTCAGTAATGACCCACGTAACATTGTCATCAAAGAGTGGTCACGCAAACTTGCCGATGATGTGGGCAACAGCACCATCTTCCCCATTTCCGAAGCCATTGAAAAAGTCATGTGGGATGAGAAAAAACTCTTTCCAAATCTCGATTTTTACAGTGCATCCACCTACCATTTTATGGGCATTCCCACAGCGTATTTCACCCCGATTTTTGTCATGAGCCGAACCGCGGGTTGGGCAGCGCACGTGGTCGAACAACGAGGGGATAACAAACTGATTCGCCCAAGTTCAGAGTACATAGGACCAGAAAATCGTGCCTATGTTGATATTAAAAATAGATAA